CTTTAACATTTGGGCAAGAAATATTGACTTCAATAGCTGTGCAGTTTGGGAGGTCAGATAACATTTCGGCTACTGTTACATAATCTTCGATTTTTGAACCTGAAACATTTACAATGATATTATCATTCAAATGTTCAATTCTTGGGTAGAGTTCGTCATGAAAATAGCGGGCGCCTTTATTTTGAAGGCCAATTGTATTCAGCATGCCACTGGCTGTTTCAGCCATACGTGGATACTCATTTCCTTGCCTTGCTTCCAGTGTAGTTCCTTTCACTACAAGTGCACCCAAATCTGAAATATTCATGAAATCGACCAATTCTTCTCCATTTCCACAAGTTCCACTTGCAGTCATCACTGGGTTTTTGATGATCAATCCTCCTATGTCAACTGATAAATTTACCATACGATATCTTTTGTATTAAATACAGGGCCATGCAAACATGTGGCTTCATTTCCTTTTGTGGTTTTCTTTACACAAGTCAAACAAACACCAATTCCACATCCCATAGTCTGATCAAGTGAAGCTTCGCAATTAATGTCTTTTTCTTCGGCAATATGGGCTACAGCTTCCATCATGGGTTCTGGCCCGCATGTATATATTTTGCCAAATCTTTCTTTCCAAATAGGATGATCAGTAACTCTTCCTTTGTAACCAAGGCTTCCGTCTTCCGTGGTAATAGAGAGTTCCGCTAAATCCTTAAATTTATCAAGCAGAATAAAATCATGTTCTGTGCGTGCTCCAAACAGGAAATGTGGTTTTTTATCTTTTGAAATAAGCTCTTGTGCAATGTGGTAGAGTGGTGCTATTCCATATCCTCCGCCAACAAGCAATGCATTATCTTCATCTGAAATTGTAAAGCCATTTCCAAGAGGAAATAAAACATCCATTTTGTCGCCAACTTTCATGTTCGACAATGCTTTGGTGCCATCTCCAACAACTTTCATCATAAATTGTATGGAGTTTTTTTCATAATCAACTGTGTGAATGGAGAAAGGTCTGCGTACAAAAGTAGT
This genomic stretch from Bacteroidota bacterium harbors:
- a CDS encoding dihydroorotate dehydrogenase electron transfer subunit encodes the protein MKKRVEELTIIDKKALHSDYIFWEIQSNTEFAYIVPGQFINVHVKDSPTTFVRRPFSIHTVDYEKNSIQFMMKVVGDGTKALSNMKVGDKMDVLFPLGNGFTISDEDNALLVGGGYGIAPLYHIAQELISKDKKPHFLFGARTEHDFILLDKFKDLAELSITTEDGSLGYKGRVTDHPIWKERFGKIYTCGPEPMMEAVAHIAEEKDINCEASLDQTMGCGIGVCLTCVKKTTKGNEATCLHGPVFNTKDIVW